A genome region from Bacteroidetes bacterium GWF2_43_63 includes the following:
- a CDS encoding DNA-binding protein, whose amino-acid sequence MDVITIESAAYAKIVRRIDDIEQKILDIVKKAQNPLSERWLDNQQLCQVLNISKRLLQSYRDEKQIPFSQINHKIYYKASDVEKFLTKNYKPLIGY is encoded by the coding sequence ATGGACGTAATAACCATTGAATCCGCAGCCTACGCCAAAATAGTCCGGCGTATTGACGATATTGAGCAGAAAATCCTTGATATTGTAAAGAAAGCCCAGAATCCTTTATCCGAACGCTGGCTCGACAACCAGCAACTCTGCCAGGTTCTCAATATCAGCAAGCGATTATTGCAATCGTATCGCGATGAAAAACAGATTCCCTTCTCCCAGATCAACCACAAGATCTATTACAAAGCCTCCGACGTGGAGAAATTCCTAACCAAAAACTACAAACCGTTGATCGGATATTAA
- a CDS encoding IscS subfamily cysteine desulfurase (catalyzes the removal of elemental sulfur from cysteine to produce alanine; involved in NAD biosynthesis) has translation MHKNIYLDYNSTTPTDSRVLEAMLPFFHDQYANASSIHILGQNIKKTVESAKVKISNLLKSDINEIILTSGATESINLIIKGYAFANLDKGNHIITLSTEHKAVLDTCKYLETVGFEVSFLPVSDDGIIDLNILSKEIRKETILISVMLVNNEIGVIQPIKEISEIAHANNIAFFCDATQAVGKIETLVDELGIDFMAFSGHKFYAPKGIGGLYIRGLGEKNIKIQPLLHGGGHEKGLRSGTLNVPGIIGLGKACEIAMIEMNENKFNIEALRNKLEMGLLAIPNTSINGSIKSRIYNVTNICFHDIEASVLIGKLKNIAVSNGSACSSAIIEPSHVLQSIGLSYNDAMSSIRFSLGKFNTKEEIETTVRLINEFITVTRSSYA, from the coding sequence ATGCATAAAAACATTTATTTAGATTACAATTCGACTACTCCCACTGATTCAAGGGTTCTTGAAGCAATGCTTCCATTTTTCCATGATCAATATGCAAACGCTTCAAGTATACATATTCTAGGACAAAACATCAAGAAGACTGTTGAGTCAGCTAAAGTTAAAATTTCTAATTTATTAAAATCTGACATTAATGAGATTATTCTTACTTCTGGCGCAACTGAGAGCATAAATTTGATTATCAAAGGTTACGCATTTGCGAATTTGGATAAAGGAAATCACATAATAACCCTTTCTACAGAGCATAAGGCTGTTCTTGATACATGTAAATACCTTGAGACTGTTGGCTTTGAAGTTAGTTTTCTTCCTGTTTCTGATGATGGTATTATTGATTTAAATATTCTTTCCAAAGAAATCAGAAAAGAGACTATCCTTATTTCTGTTATGTTGGTAAATAATGAGATTGGAGTTATTCAACCAATTAAAGAAATTTCTGAAATAGCGCATGCTAATAATATTGCTTTTTTCTGTGATGCAACTCAAGCTGTTGGTAAAATAGAAACGCTCGTTGATGAGTTAGGAATTGATTTTATGGCTTTTTCAGGACATAAATTCTATGCTCCAAAAGGGATAGGTGGATTATACATCAGAGGACTTGGTGAAAAAAATATAAAGATTCAACCCCTCTTACACGGAGGTGGCCATGAAAAGGGATTAAGAAGTGGAACATTAAATGTTCCTGGAATTATAGGTTTGGGAAAAGCATGTGAAATTGCAATGATTGAGATGAATGAAAACAAGTTTAATATTGAGGCACTAAGAAACAAATTAGAAATGGGTCTATTAGCAATACCCAATACCTCAATAAATGGTTCAATAAAAAGCAGAATCTATAATGTTACAAATATCTGCTTTCATGACATAGAAGCTTCTGTTCTAATCGGAAAATTAAAGAATATTGCTGTTTCAAATGGCTCAGCTTGTTCATCAGCAATTATTGAACCTTCACATGTTTTACAATCTATTGGTTTGTCTTATAATGATGCAATGTCGTCTATTCGGTTTTCGCTTGGAAAATTTAACACCAAAGAAGAAATAGAAACCACTGTAAGACTGATAAACGAATTCATAACTGTAACCCGTTCTTCATATGCTTAG